CCCGGCTCGCCGGCGATGCAGCGACGGCTCGGCTTCCTCCCCGAGGAGTCCCCGCTGTACGAGGAGATGACGGCGACGGACTACCTCGAGTTCTTTGCGGATCTCTACGACGTTCCCGGCAAGGTTGCGACCGACCGAATCGCGGATACGCTCGACCGACTGGACCTCGAGCACCGCGACCGGCGGATCGGCAACATGTCCAAGGGGATGAAGCGGAAGGTCGCGATCGCACGGGCGCTGGTGAACGATCCGGACGTGCTCATCTTCGACGAGCCGGCTTCGGGCCTCGACCCGCTGACCACGAACTACATCATCGAGTTCACCCGCGAACTGAGCGAGCAGGGGAAGACGATCGTCTTCAGCGCACACAATCTCTTCCACGTCGAGAGCATCTGCGACCGCGTCGCGGTGATGAACGACGGGCGAATCATCGCGCGCGGGAGCGTCGACAAGATCCGCGACGAACACGGCGGCACCGAGTACCACGTCTACGCGACGAAAGACGGCAGCGACGCGCTCGAGGACGACCAACCGCTGGCCGTCGAAGTCACGTACGAGGGTACAGGCGAGAATGAGAACGAGCAAATCCGCCACGTCGTCGCCGACATGGCCGCCGTCGAAGCGATCCGGGAAGCCGTCGAAGCCGAGGGCGGCCGCGTCACCGATATCCAGACGAAGACGCCGAGTCTCGAGGACATCTTCCTCGAGATCGCAAGCGGTGCGGACCCCGACGCGGAGCGCAACCGGACCCGGAAGAGGGACGCGGAGGCCGAGCCGTGAGCAGGGACGACGCGAAAGAGAGAGGCAGTCTCGAGCAGCCACGGACCGATCGTAGCGATACTCACGAAACCGACGCCCAGCAGCCAGCGGGCGTGGCGAACCGTCTCCGGGAGTCGCTCTCGCGAACCGCCCGGATCGCTCGCTGGGAGGTCTCGCGCGGTACCGGCACCATCGATCGGAAGACCGTGCTGATCCTCGTCGCGATGGTGCTCGTCGTCGGCACCGTCGGGTTCGGCGTCGCCGACGACGGCCTCGGCCTCGAGGACGAGATCTACGTGGTCGCCGTCGACGAATCCAATCCGTACCACGATGTCGCCGTCGAGAGCACCCAGTTCCGGCCGGTGCCACTCGAGGACGGTGAGCGAGATAGGGCAGACGAGTCGATTGACCTCGCCGTCTCCGGCGATCGGATCTGGGACGTCGGCGACAACGGGGAACCCGCCTACGACGCGTTTCGCGACGCGATCGACGGCTACAACGAAGGGCTGATGGCTCAGGAAGCCGACGAAGCAGCCGCGTATCCGGTCCTCGTCGAACTCGACTACCGGGAACGCGACCTCGCCGCACCGGACGACTCCGGCAGCGCTGGCTCTACGGATGGTGGTATCGGCGACGGGACGACAGCCGATGACGGAACGGCAAGCGATGGAGGGCGTTCCGATACGAGTGGCGAAGATGACGCCTCGAGTTCCAGTGACGAACTGCAGGTCCCGAACGTCGGGGGATCGACCGGGGCCGCCGAGACGACGGTCGGCGCGCCCGGCTCGCTCTCGCCGCCGTTCCCGTTCCAATCGCTCGTGCTCGCGTTCCTGTTCGTCGTGCCGATGAACTTCGTCATCCAGGCCTACGGGAGCACGATCATGGACGAACGGATCAAGCGCCGCGGCGAACTCCTGCTGGTCTCGCCGGCCTCGCGCTACGAGATCGTCGCGGGGAAGACGCTGCCGTATCTGCTCGCGCTGGTTGCGATCACAGCGGGAATCGCCTACGCGATCGAGGGCGGGTTGCTCGCCGTCGCTGCGGCACTGCCGATCGCGTTGCTGTTCCTCGCATCGACGTTCGTCGGCGCGATGCTCGCCCGCTCGTTCAAGGAACTCACGTTCGTCACCGTCACGATCAGCGTCGGGCTGACGACCTACGCCTTTATCCCGGCGATCTTCACGGACGTAACGCCGATCGCCCTGATCTCGCCGCTGACGCTCATCGTGACGGCGCTGCAGGGCGAGTCGGTGGCAGCCGGCGAGTACCTGTTCTCGACGCTGCCGTTCTACCTCAGCGCGGTCGTCCTCTTCCTGCTCGGGATCGGTATCTACCGCGAGGAGGACATGTTCGACCAGAAGCCGATTCCGGCGAAGGTGCTCGACGCGATCGCGAGCCAAATCGACGCGCTCTCGTGGTGGGACGCCCGTCTGAGCCCGTTCGTCCTCTCGATACTCTTTATCCCCTTCGTCTTCGCGGGGCAGTTGCTCATCGTCGCCCTGCTGTTCGCGGTTCCCGAAGCGGTCGCGCTCCCGATCGTCCTCGTGCTCGCGGCGGCGATCGAGGAACTCGCGAAGAGTATCCACGTCTACGCCGGCTTCGCCCGCTCGAGATTCGAGGCCTCGCTTCGCGTTGCAGTCGTCGTCGGTTCGCTGTCGGGGCTCGGCTTCTTCGTCGGCGAAAAGCTCACCCACGTCGTTCAGTTCGTCGGGCTCCCGGAACTGACGATCGGCGCCGCGGCCTTCGGCCCCGATCTCGCGAGGACGAGTGGGCCCCTTCTCGCGGGCGCGATCTTCCTCGCACCGCTCGTGCTCCACGCCGCGACGGCGGTCGTCTCTGCGATCGGAGCGAGTCGCGGCCAGGTCGGGTACGCGCTCGGATTCGTCGCCGCGACGCTCGTCCACGCGGCCTACAACGCGGGGGTGATCGCCCTTGTCGCGTGAGGAGGGACCGAACCCGCCGACGCTCGAGGGAGAGGCGGCGGACAGCGAGGGCACATCCTGGCGCGCTCGCCTAGCGCTGGTTCGCCGGGAACTGGGGTCGCTACGGTCCGAGAAGACGATCATGCTCGCGATCGCGATCCAGTTGTT
This portion of the Halopiger aswanensis genome encodes:
- a CDS encoding ABC transporter ATP-binding protein; the encoded protein is MAILEVDGLRKEYGDFPAVEGSTFAIERGEVFGVVGPNGAGKTTTLKMLAGLVEPTAGTAVVAGREPGSPAMQRRLGFLPEESPLYEEMTATDYLEFFADLYDVPGKVATDRIADTLDRLDLEHRDRRIGNMSKGMKRKVAIARALVNDPDVLIFDEPASGLDPLTTNYIIEFTRELSEQGKTIVFSAHNLFHVESICDRVAVMNDGRIIARGSVDKIRDEHGGTEYHVYATKDGSDALEDDQPLAVEVTYEGTGENENEQIRHVVADMAAVEAIREAVEAEGGRVTDIQTKTPSLEDIFLEIASGADPDAERNRTRKRDAEAEP
- a CDS encoding ABC transporter permease subunit, translating into MANRLRESLSRTARIARWEVSRGTGTIDRKTVLILVAMVLVVGTVGFGVADDGLGLEDEIYVVAVDESNPYHDVAVESTQFRPVPLEDGERDRADESIDLAVSGDRIWDVGDNGEPAYDAFRDAIDGYNEGLMAQEADEAAAYPVLVELDYRERDLAAPDDSGSAGSTDGGIGDGTTADDGTASDGGRSDTSGEDDASSSSDELQVPNVGGSTGAAETTVGAPGSLSPPFPFQSLVLAFLFVVPMNFVIQAYGSTIMDERIKRRGELLLVSPASRYEIVAGKTLPYLLALVAITAGIAYAIEGGLLAVAAALPIALLFLASTFVGAMLARSFKELTFVTVTISVGLTTYAFIPAIFTDVTPIALISPLTLIVTALQGESVAAGEYLFSTLPFYLSAVVLFLLGIGIYREEDMFDQKPIPAKVLDAIASQIDALSWWDARLSPFVLSILFIPFVFAGQLLIVALLFAVPEAVALPIVLVLAAAIEELAKSIHVYAGFARSRFEASLRVAVVVGSLSGLGFFVGEKLTHVVQFVGLPELTIGAAAFGPDLARTSGPLLAGAIFLAPLVLHAATAVVSAIGASRGQVGYALGFVAATLVHAAYNAGVIALVA